From one Micromonospora siamensis genomic stretch:
- a CDS encoding S8 family peptidase, with product MPAASLTARRRAGAVLVAAGTVLGMGVLAVPGPAGAARPVVNSGSARAVPGSYLVLFAEGERPDIAGRYGVRVRDSYHSAVRGALVQASEEQARRLAADPSVRLVEQDTRIERVASRTGTQQVPSCGLDRIDQRQLPLDGSYTYPAAAGAGVDVYLVDTGIDYRHPDLAPRARPGFDAFGGDGADELGNGTLMAGIVGGTTYGVAKKARLISVKVLDAQGGGTLGGVLAGIDWITAHASGPSVANVVIGAPASDVLDEAVRASVASGVTYVLSAGASADDVDNSSPARVREAVTVGSSDCADTAAWFSNYGPGLDLYAPGVDITSTWPGGGTSSDSGTSVSAAHASGAAALYLGGRPMATPAQVAGALDRAAVDGALTGVPAGTPNKLLQTVR from the coding sequence GTGCCCGCAGCGTCGCTGACCGCCCGCCGCCGAGCCGGCGCCGTCCTGGTGGCCGCCGGGACCGTACTCGGGATGGGTGTCCTGGCGGTCCCCGGGCCCGCCGGGGCCGCCCGGCCCGTCGTCAACTCCGGCAGCGCCCGGGCCGTGCCCGGCAGCTACCTGGTGCTCTTCGCCGAGGGGGAGCGGCCCGACATCGCCGGCCGGTACGGCGTACGGGTCCGGGACAGCTACCACAGCGCGGTTCGCGGGGCGCTGGTCCAGGCGAGCGAGGAACAGGCGCGGCGGCTGGCGGCGGATCCGTCGGTGCGGCTGGTGGAGCAGGACACCAGGATCGAGCGGGTGGCGTCGCGCACCGGCACGCAGCAGGTCCCCTCCTGCGGCCTGGACCGGATCGACCAGCGGCAGCTACCGCTGGACGGCTCGTACACGTACCCGGCGGCGGCCGGCGCCGGCGTCGACGTCTACCTGGTCGACACCGGCATCGACTACCGCCATCCCGACCTCGCCCCCCGTGCCCGGCCCGGCTTCGACGCCTTCGGCGGCGACGGCGCCGACGAGCTGGGCAACGGCACCCTGATGGCCGGGATCGTCGGCGGCACCACGTACGGCGTGGCGAAGAAGGCCCGGTTGATCTCGGTGAAGGTGCTCGACGCGCAGGGCGGCGGCACCCTCGGTGGGGTGCTGGCCGGAATCGACTGGATCACCGCGCACGCCTCCGGCCCGTCGGTGGCCAACGTCGTCATCGGCGCCCCGGCCAGCGACGTGCTCGACGAGGCGGTACGCGCCTCCGTCGCCTCCGGTGTCACGTACGTGCTGTCGGCGGGGGCGAGCGCCGACGACGTCGACAACTCCTCTCCGGCCCGGGTACGCGAGGCGGTCACCGTCGGCTCGTCCGACTGCGCCGACACGGCGGCGTGGTTCAGCAACTACGGTCCGGGGCTGGACCTGTACGCTCCCGGGGTGGACATCACCTCCACCTGGCCGGGCGGCGGCACCAGCTCCGACTCCGGCACCTCGGTCTCGGCCGCGCACGCCTCCGGGGCGGCGGCGCTCTATCTGGGCGGGCGTCCCATGGCCACCCCGGCGCAGGTAGCCGGGGCCCTGGACCGGGCGGCCGTTGACGGCGCGCTCACCGGCGTACCGGCCGGCACGCCGAACAAGCTGCTCCAGACGGTGCGCTGA
- a CDS encoding MbtH family protein, with protein sequence MSDNQDSRPYKVVLNHEEQYSIWPAGRENAPGWRDEGATGTREECLAHIEEVWTDMRPLSLRRRMAEQGS encoded by the coding sequence ATGAGCGACAACCAGGACAGCCGCCCCTACAAGGTCGTGCTGAACCACGAGGAGCAGTACTCCATCTGGCCGGCCGGCCGGGAGAACGCTCCGGGCTGGCGCGACGAGGGCGCCACCGGCACCCGCGAGGAGTGCCTGGCGCACATCGAGGAGGTCTGGACCGACATGCGTCCACTGAGCCTGCGCCGACGGATGGCCGAGCAGGGGTCCTGA